In Porites lutea chromosome 7, jaPorLute2.1, whole genome shotgun sequence, a single window of DNA contains:
- the LOC140942728 gene encoding uncharacterized protein encodes MISGWDTMGLDSCKPKETPEQSPLNLCNFPYRPFQADGKLIPPPLTVLKQIKHSGPLGLNQVMKVTACAFPPNDDRSLVTLTTFAGLPLRNFRAGFFQCWDLEQTQETQDDSLFTYSPRPVCCFSPNGEIVSYILNTGNGHIILAELGPDCSLEPLKIDCDTAGYGDRSLLSRALCCVFSPDGFKAVTVSNVTLENHRGRETNEICLWQVISKKRLKSYWRVSCEVILPRFTGHLASCVFSADSTLLAISSSLSQLYVLKSENLELFSAIRTDIVAGNPCNCAFDPAYPHQKLAACFEDGLFQVWFFEDGQAKCTRELQLVQNADRLTAFSYSPDGSLAAFGTSQGMVIITETEIFQTLYQLVTSHNIAQETISGESDIRAVCSVAFTRSCQELAVGQNDGFVRIWQLPLKFELQHMCRLTINKLVPPNQIKDLPLPVNLQAYLLYSFLNIEEDIL; translated from the coding sequence ATGATCAGTGGCTGGGATACAATGGGATTAGATTCCTGCAAACCGAAAGAGACGCCCGAGCAGAGCCCGTTGAATCTTTGTAATTTCCCTTACCGTCCATTTCAAGCTGATGGCAAACTCATCCCTCCGCCGTTAACCGTCCTTAAACAGATCAAGCATTCGGGACCTTTAGGACTGAATCAAGTTATGAAGGTCACAGCTTGTGCTTTTCCGCCGAACGATGACAGAAGTTTAGTGACTCTTACAACCTTCGCAGGGCTTCCTCTTAGGAACTTTCGAGCAGGGTTTTTTCAATGTTGGGATCTTGAGCAGACTCAAGAAACACAAGACGATAGCCTATTTACATATTCACCGCGTCCTGTGTGTTGTTTTTCTCCAAATGGAGAAATCGTGTCGTATATTTTAAACACAGGGAACGGGCATATAATTTTGGCTGAGCTCGGCCCAGATTGTAGCCTTGAGCCTTTGAAAATAGACTGCGATACGGCTGGTTATGGGGATAGAAGTCTGCTTTCAAGAGCTTTATGCTGTGTTTTCTCTCCAGACGGTTTCAAGGCTGTAACAGTTAGTAATGTTACTTTAGAGAATCACCGAGGCagagaaacaaatgaaatatGCCTGTGGCAAGTGATTTCCAAGAAAAGGCTAAAGAGTTATTGGCGGGTGAGCTGTGAAGTGATATTGCCTCGGTTTACAGGTCATCTGGCAAGTTGTGTTTTTTCAGCTGATAGCACTCTTCTTGCCATATCCAGTTCACTGAGCCAGCTGTACGTTTTAAAAAGTGAGAATTTAGAACTGTTTTCCGCAATAAGGACAGACATTGTTGCAGGTAATCCTTGTAATTGTGCATTCGATCCAGCATATCCACATCAAAAACTAGCAGCATGTTTTGAGGATGGTCTGTTCCAGGTTTGGTTCTTTGAAGATGGACAAGCCAAATGTACTAGAGAATTACAGCTTGTACAAAATGCAGACCGGTTGACAGCATTCTCGTACAGCCCTGATGGATCATTAGCAGCTTTTGGCACATCTCAAGGCATGGTCATTATCACAGAAACAGAAATCTTCCAGACTTTGTATCAGTTAGTTACCAGTCATAATATTGCACAGGAAACTATTTCTGGAGAGTCAGATATTAGAGCTGTCTGCTCTGTTGCTTTTACAAGGAGCTGTCAGGAACTAGCAGTCGGACAAAATGATGGCTTTGTTCGGATTTGGCAGCTGCCTTTAAAGTTTGAATTGCAGCATATGTGCCGACTGACAATAAACAAGTTGGTTCCTCCAAACCAGATTAAAGATCTTCCATTACCAGTGAACTTACAGGCGTATTTATTGTACTCTTTCCTGAACATTGAGGAGGATATATTGTGA